The nucleotide sequence TTTCTTGGAAGAGTTTTTTGATGGCGCTGATCCTTGCTTTCTGGGCAAGTACGTCGCTTGTGACTAGGGTTAATGCTTCTTCGGGGCACCATTTGACGCATTGGGGACCATCTTCGTTGTCTTTGCATAGGTCACAGACGTAGACTGTTTTGTTTTCGGGGTGTAGCATAATGGCGCCGTAGTCGCAGGCTTCGATGCACCAGCCGCATCCGTTGCATTTGTCGGGGTCGATGGTGACTGCGCCTGTTTCTTCGGATTGTGTTAGGGCGTCGCGGGGACAAGCTTCGATGCAGGCGGGTTCTTCACAAAGACGGCATGAGACAGCCATGTTGACGACTTGGTTTTGGCGGACTACGCGAATTCTGGATTTTATGGGGTTGAAAGCTTTTTCTTTGTTAAATGAGCAGGCGTACTCACAGATTTGGCAGCCAACACATTTTTCGGGGTCACATGAAACGAATTGTCTTTCGTGTATCTTGACCATTTCTTATGCCTCCTCCGCAGCTTTGGCTATGCTGCTTAAATCTTCCATACCCAACGCTTTGAGTTTTTCTTGGGTGGGTATGCCTTCGGGGTTCCAGCCGCGAGCTGCATAGTAGTCGTCCAAGAGCAAGTCAAGTTCTGCTTGGCTGACTTTGGCGCCTTTGACTGGGCTTTCGTCGGGGATTGGTTCATTCATGACTTTCCATGGGAGGGTGTCGTCTTTTCGGCTTAAGCCTTCGCGCAGGTTGATGAGTTTTGCAAGGGCAACGATTCGTTCAGCGGCAACTGCAAGGTCGTCTGCGGTTACTTCAACGCCAGTTACGGAACTGTAGAGTTTTGCCATGTCAGCGAGTTCCTTGTAGAAGGAGCCTCTTGCGTTTTTGCATACGATAAGCGAGTCGATGATGGCGTAGATGTCCTCGTAGGCTTTGACGATTTTGCCGCGGCCTTTCTCGGCTTTTAGGCGGTCAACTTCGCCTTTGAGGTCAACTGCGTAAACGCCGCTGCTGTGGTCTGCGCCTCTAAAGGAGACTGCGTATCCCAACGCGGTAGTTTTGAGGCTGCGCAGGTCATAACCCGTAACTTCTAAACCTTTGATGTGCTGTGCAAGATTTGCTACACCGTTGCCGAATTTCTCTGCTGCAGCTTTAACGCCGTCAGCAAGAATGTCGCCTACACCTTCGCGTTTGCCCATCTTTTCGATAAGCTGCAAAACTGCTTCAGCATTGCCGAATTTAGCGTCAATATCGTCAAGGTCACTGCTTTTTAGAAGACCCTTTTCAACGCAGTCCATAACAAAAGCAATGGTTACACCGACGCTTTGGGCGTCCATGCCGTAATAGTTGCACAGTTCCGCGGCTTTGATTATTGCGTCAAGCTTGTTTACGCCTACGTTTGGTCCTAGAGCCCAGAGGTTTTCGTATTCCATTCGGGCCATGGTTCCTTTGTATGGACCTTCGCGGATTACTGCTTCGTGTTCGCAGCGCATGGGGCAGGAACTGCAGGCAATGATTTTTGTGACAAAGCGTGTGTTGAGGGATTCGCCGCTGATTTGCGCTGCGTCCTCAAAGCGGGCACTGCTGTAGTTGCGAGTAGGCAAACAGTTCAAGTTGTTGTTAATCAAAAGGTTCTCGACGGTGCCCACGGTGCGGTACTTCTTGGTTGCGGGACCCTTCATGCGTTCATGGAATTCTTTGACTAGGTCCATGAATTCTTCGGGTTTGGCAACTTCGATGTCGTGTGTTCCGCGTACGGCGATGGCTTTCACGTTTTTGCTGCCCATGACTGCGCCTAGACCTGTGCGGTCGGCTGAGCGGGTTTTTTCGTTTGTGATGCAGGCAAGTTTGGATAGTTTTTCGCCTGCTTCGCCGATTGCGGCTACACGTATGTAGTAGTCGCCAAGTTCATCTTGGATTGCTACTTCAGTTCCGCTGGGTGATTTACCCATTAAAGCTGAGGCGTCAAGTAATTGTACTGAATCATCGTCAATCCAAAGATAGACAGGTTTTTCAGATTTGCCAGTTATGATAACTGCATCGTATCCGGCTCGTTTTAATTCTGCACCAAAGGTGCCATGAGATATTGCTTCGCCAACTCCGCCTGTGGCAGGTGACTTGGATATGAATGCATGACCGTTTCCGCCTGTGGGAAACATGGTTCCAGAGACGGGACCCAAAGCCAAAACAAGGGGGTTTTCAGGGCTCAAGGCATCAACGCCTGCTTTTGAATTAGCAAGCCAAAGCCTCATTCCTAAGCCTATTCCGCCCACGTATGTCTTTGCATAATTATCGTCAAGTTTCTCAGTCCAAGTTTTACCAACATTCAAGTCAACGAAGAGAACTCTTCCAGCGTAACCCAGCAAACTCTTTCCTCCATTGATTAAGAAACTATTAGTCAGGTGAAAACTATATTAACTTAATGGCGTTCCCCACATGAAATAATGACTAAAACACATGTTATTCCCTCACGTCGTGAACCACAAAGCATAACGTGAAAGGGGGGAAACTGATGTTGCAAAAGCTGTTTTTTGGGAGAAAACAAATATGAGCAGCCAGCAACTCAAGTATTATAGTATGCCAAGTTTAGGGAGGCAGATGCCTTGAAGGTAAAAGTTCAGTATGTTAGCTTGGTGAAGACCTTCACTAAGGAAAGTCAAGACGAGTTTGAAGTAGAAGAAGGTACACTGCTGGGAAGTGTACTTGACAGAGTCGCAGACAAATACGGCAAACCCTTCACCCAAGAAGTCTACGAGCAAGGACAAAAAGAAATGAAATCAACCTTCGTCGCCATGGTAAACGGCTTACTAATGAACCAACTCAACGGCGTAGACACCCAACTAAAAAACGGCGACACCATAACCCTAATGTCCCTCATGACAGGCGGGTAAACCCAAACCAAAAAACACAGACACTACTTTGAACACCCAAGCCAATTTTTCCTCACACACCAACTATTAGTAGCATATTAGGCTCCAAATTTTAATTCTATGCAGAAACCATAGGGGGAGGGGGTCTACTTTTTAGTGGTAAGTAATAAACAAAAGAAGAGAGGGACGCTTGTTGCGTCTTGTTTTGCGTGTTAAATTTGGGGTTATTTGCTTGTGGCGTTGGCGGTTTGGAATAGGCTTTTGACTGCTTTTTGCCGTGATTTTTGTGCTAGTTGCTCTGCGGTGACAAATGAGAGGGCTTCTTCGGGGCACCATTTGACGCATTGGGGTTCTCCGTCGGGGTTGTCGGTGCAGTTGTTGCAGGTGAAGACTACGCGTTTTTCGGGGTGCATGTTCATGGCTCCAAATGGGCACGCAGCAATGCACCAGCCACATCCGTTGCAGGCTTCTTCGTCCACGCGCATGATGCCTGTGTCTTCTTCTTGGGTCAGGGCGTCGCGGGGACAGGCGGCAAGGCAGGGAGGGTCTTCGCAGTGGCGACAGGCAATAGCTAAGTTAGAGAGCGGACCAATGCGCATAGCACGGATTCGAGATTTGCTGGGGTTAAATGTGTTATCGTTTACCATGGAGCAGGCGTATTCGCAAACCACGCAGCCGATGCATTTTTCAGGGTCGGCGGTTACGAATTTGCGGTCTTGATGGCGTACCATGTTTAGGCGCCTCCTGCGGCTGCTTTTGCGGTTTGAGGCGCTTTGGCTTTATCATTATCTTTGGCTTTGGCTTTTGCTTTGGAGGCTTTGACGCGTTCCTTGGCTTCCTCGGCGATGTAGGCGTACTCGTCCAAACCGACTTCCTTGATTTTCTCCAAAGTTGGGATACCATCCTGAGTCCAGTTACGGGCTTCATAGTAGTCGCTTAAGCCAACTTGGAGTTCTTCCTCACTAACGCAAACGCCCTTCGCGGGACCTTCATCGGGAACGGGGACGTTTTGGATTTTCCATGGAAGGTGGTCGTATTCGCGGGTGCCTTTGCCTTCGCGCAGGTTAAAGAGCCTCGCGAGAACTTCGATGCGTTCTCCGTCCATCATCATTTCTTCTTCAGTGATGGGGATGCCTGTGGCTAAGGTGTAATAGTTCACTAGGTCAGTCCAGCCGTCGTAGTAGGTGCCTCTGCTGAATTTGCAGACGATAAGCGAGTCAATGATGTTGTACATTTTGCTTTCAGTGGCGATTATTTTGCCGCGTCCAGGTTCAATTTTGAAGCGGTTTACTTTGCCTTTGACGTCGGGGGAGTAGGCTCCGTTTCTTAGGTGGCAGGCGCCTCGGAAGGAAACGCTAAAACCAAGCGCTGCAGTCTTCAAAGTCCGCAGGTCGTAGCCTGGAAGCTCCAAGCCTTTGATGTGGCAGGCGTACTTGTAGGCGTCGCCGCCGATGATTTCAGCTGCCATTTTGGTTCCTTCTGCAAGGGCACTTCCAAGCCAGCCTTCGCGTTTGCCGATTTTATGGATAATCTGGATCATAGCTTCAGCGTTACCAAAACGCAGGTCAATGCCGTCAGTTTGTTCTTTGGTGATGACACCGTGTTCGTAGCAGTCCATGGCGAAAGCGACGACGACTCCAATTGATATGCCGTCCATGCCGTACTCGTTGACGATGCGCATAGCTTCAACTACTGCGTCCAAGCGGTCAATGCCACACAAAGGACCCATGCTCCAAAGGCACTCAAACTCCAAACGTGAAGTCGAGCCCTTGTAGGGACCTTCGGGAACAACGGCGATGTGGTCGCAACGCATTCCACAAGTTGCGCAGCCCACAATCTTCTTGACATAGTGCTCGTTGAGGTATTCGCCGCTGACTTTTTGGGCGCCTTCAAAAGTTGCGTTAGTCCAGTTTCTTGTAGCAAGAGCAGCCAAAGAGTTCAAAACCAAAACGTTTTCGGGAGTTCCAAGAGTCTTGTATTTCTTGGTTGCGGGACCTTGCATGCGTTCGTGAATAAGCTTGACGAATTCGCGGAAGCCTTTCATGTCGGCTACGTTGACGTCTTTGGTTCCGCGGACAGCCACTGCCTTGAGGTTTTTGCTGCCCATGACACCGCCCATACCAGAGCGGCCGATAGCGCGGAATTCATCGTTCATGATGGCTGCGAACCTGCAAAGTTTCTCGCCTGCTTCGCCGATGGCAGAGACGCGGATGTAAAAGTCGTTTTGTTCTTCGCGAATGGCGTGGTCGGTTTCGCCGACGGTAAAGTTTCTCATGTGTTCTGCGGGGACGATTTCAACTTTGTCGTCGTCAATCCACAAGTAGCAGAGTTTGGGGGATTTTCCCGTGATTATGATGGCGTCATAACCCGCTCGTTTGAAGTCAGGTCCAAAAAATCCGTGGGCTTCAGCGTTTCCGATGCCGCCAGTAGCAGGGGATTTGGAAACAACCGCGTAGCTGTTGCCACCTGTTGGACCCATAGTGCCAGATAGGGGTCCTGTCATGTAAATCAGAGGGTTGTCAGGGTCGTAAGCGTCTGTCATGGGTTTGGAGTTGTCCATGAGGAGTTTGATACCAAGACCTATACCGCCTATGTAGTCTTTTGCAAGCTTTTCAGATAGGGGCTCAGTTGAGATTTCCCCTGTGGTTAAGTTAACACGCAGTATTTTACCAGCGTAAGCATACATGTTTTTCTTATCCTCCACACGCACTGGTTGATTATAGGAAGAAAAACGGGATATAAACCTAATGGATGGACAACGAAAAAAATCATGTAAAAATTGCAATTCAAACAATAAAGAATCGACAGGTTTTAGCATGCATATCGAAGGTGTTTTTGCTTTTAATTCCAAAACACAATGCAGAAAAGCTTTTTGGACTGATGCATTTAAGTCTTGTTTAATGGAAAAAGCCCACTTTTCAAGCATCGTTCATGGCTTTATCCACACAAAAACAACCAAAACAAAGGGGGCTTGCGCGCGCAAAACCGCCCAAACAGCAAAAACCAAGGGTTAAGGCAGCACGTTTAGCAGGATTTTGGCAAGCTGCGAAGCACAAGCCTCAACCTCAGGAGTCAAACCCTCTCCGAAATCTGTGTCTTTAGGCTGCATCAAAAGCAAGGACAGCTTTCCGCCTGTGAGCTGGGTTATGTATTCGCAAAACATCCGCAAAGGCAACATGTGCGTTGATATGGCAGGAAATGAAGTGACTTTTTCAGAATCAAAAAGCTGCGCCTCTCCAGGTTCTAATTGCAACAACGCAGCATCCACCAAAAGCACATGCGAAGGCTTTAGAGCAATTATTTCATCCATGAAACTTTCTGGAACGGTTTCGCATTCAATCAAATGAACCTTAGACGAAACCTTGCCTTCAAGGTCTTTGACTATTTTTACGCCCAAAAAATCATCACGGCGGATTTCGTTGCCTATACCTGCAACTACAACAAAAGAGGCATCTTTAAACCAATCTTTTAGTTGCGTTTCAATTTCCGCGTGTTTCAAAGCAAAATACACCACAAAAAGAAAAGAAACAAAGAAGAAAAGAGGTTGGGTTTAGCGTTGCAGCGTTTGGATGCGTTGCTTGTTGCTGTCGAAGACCTCAACGGTCATTGGCATTTTGCCGACTGCAAAGTGTGTTGCACAGCCAAAGCAGGGGTCGTATGCTCTGAAAGCCATTTCGACTTGGTTGAGTATGCCTTGGTCGACTTTGCCGTTGTGGATTAAGCCTTTGGCGGCGTCGCGGATGCTCATGCATATGGCGGGGTAATTGTTGGTTGTGGCAACTATCATGTTAACGTCTTTGACTAGGGCGTCTTTGTCAAGGGTGTAGTGGTGGATGAGGGTTCCACGTGCTGCTTCGACGATTCCGATGCCTTCGCCTGGTTCGCCTGGTTTGTTGCGTATGTTAGTGTCTGTGATTTCGGGGTCTTTGGCTAGCTCAACTGCACGTTCTGAGGCGTTTAGCAATTCAATGAGGCGTGCCCAGTGGAATGCTAAGGTGCCGTGGACGGGTCTGCCAAGGGTCTTGTACATGACTTCGTATTCTGCCTGTGCAAGAGGCGTAGACATGCCGTCAGCAGCGTTCAATCTGCCTAGGGGACCAACACGGTAAATGCCGTTGTCAGAACCAGCGTTAAGGCCGTTCCAGCCCAGTTTTTTGAGGTAGGGGAATTTGCTGTAAGTCCACTCTTCAACGTGTTCGCCCACGTGGGTGAGGTAGTCTTGGGGTGCAAACTTTAGGAATTCGTTGCCTGAGGGGTCAACTACGCGGATTTTGCCGTCGTAAAAGTTGACTTTGTTGTTTTCGTCAACGGTGCCCATGTAGTAAGTTGGCATGGTGTAGGCGTCGCTTTTAATCAGGTCTAGGTATTTGCTGTTGCCCAGTACGAGGTCGTGGAAGATTTTTAGGGAGAACTTGGCGAATTCTACGCTGGAAGCTGCCATCTTTCCGACGTCTTGGCGTTTCTCTTCGCTTAGGGCTTTGGAGATGCCGCCTGGAAGGGCGCATACGGGGTGGGTTGCTTTTCCACCGAAAACCTCGGTGATTTTTTGTCCGTAAGCACGGTGTTTAATGACTTCTTTAGCTACGTCTAAGCCGGCTTTTTCGATGACTCCTAAGATGTTGCGTTTCTCTACGGGGGCATCAGGACCAACGATGAAGTCTGGACCGCCCAAGTAGTAAAAGTGTAGGGTGTGGTCGTAAATGAAGTAGCCGCAGTTCATGAGTTCGCGTAGTTTCTTTGCGGTGGGTGTTGGTTCAACGTTAAAGGCTGCGTCTAGGGCTTTGACGGATGCGAAGTGGTGAGCAACAGGACATACACCACAGATTCTGGTGGTAAGCTGGGGCATGAGTTCGGCGCGCCGTCCGATGCAGAATTTCTCGAAACCGCGCAGTTCGGGGATTTTTAGGTAAGCGTTTTCTACTTCGCCTTGGTCGTTGAGGAATATGGAAACGTTTCCGTGGCCTTCAAGCCGCGTGATTGGGTCGATTAGGATTTCTTTCATTTTTTCATCACCTTTCGTCTAAGGATAGAGGCAGGCAAGTTGTACATGTAGAACGTGCCCACGGGGTCTTTGACTTGGTCTATTAGTTTTTGAACGTCTTCTTCGGTGTACTCTGCGTCTTCGTCTAAGCCAAGAATTGAAGCCAACGCGGTCATCATGCCTGCGCCTACTTCGGGCTGGTTTGGAGCTGCACCGCCGCATCCAGTGCAGGGCATGTCAACTTTGAGACATTGAGCGCCACATCCGCTACGGGTAGCCATACCCAAACAGATGATTCCCTGCTCCATCAAGCAGCGGTCAGGTTCAGGAACTTTCTCATGAACACGGTAGATTTTCTCGATTTTCTTGTTTTCACGTTTACGTGGGCATTCGTCACAGACGGCTTTTGCAGGTGCAAGAACAGAGCCTTTTGGTGGAAGGTTGCCTGTGGCGATGGCGTCAATTGCGTTGCTGATAAGAACGACTGGTGGAGGGCATCCGGGTAGGTAGTAGTCTACGTCGACGGTTTGGGCAAGGGTTTTGACGGTATCATAGAATTCGGGGATTTTCAGGATGCCTTCTTTTACTTTGGTTTCAGTTTTGGGCATGGTTGCGTTTGGGTTGACGTTTGATTTGTCTTTGATGTAGACATGCTCGAAGATTTCGTCGCGGTCGTTAAGGTTTGCTAAGCCGGGTATGGAGCCTTCGTGAGCGCATGAGCCAAAGGCGACTAGGGTCTTTGACTTAGCTCTCAAAACCTTCGCCATGTGTTCTTGCTCTGAGTTTCGAATAGAGCCGTTGAAGAATGTGATGTCGATGTATTTGTCAGGCATGTTTTCTACATCGCTGTATTTCACATCCATGGCTACAGGCCAGAACACGATGTCGGCGAGTTTAACCACATCTAAGATTTTTTCGTTGATGTCTAGCACGGCTATTTCACAGCCGCCGCAACTTGCAGCCCAGTAAAAGGCTATTTTTAGCTTGTTTTGGCTCATTTATTTTGCACCATCATCTATTTGTTTTAATAATTCTAACGGTTTTACTCTGAGTTCTTTGAAGGCGAGTTCTTCAGGCGAGATACCTAAGGCTAACCCAAGCAGTTGTGGATAATGTAGAATAGGAATGCCGTAGGTTTCGTTGAAGGTTTTCTCGATACGCAACTCATTAGTATCGTACATTATGTGGCAAAATGGGCAGATTGTTATTAAAGCTTGTGCGTCTACCATTTTGACGTGGTTTAGTTTGTCGCGTGCGAGTTGCAAGGCGATTTTGTCGCTTACACCTACACTGGGTGCGCCGCAGCATTCAGTTTTATCCATGTAATCAAGGCAGGTGGCGCCTGTTGCTTCGACAAGTTCTTTGAGGGTCTGGGGATCTTCGGGGTCGTCGAATTCAATGTATTCTTTGGGTCGCAAAATGTGGCAGCCGTTGTGTTCGGCAACTTTGAGTGCGGTGAGGGGTTTGGTGACGGCTTTCTTGATGTTGTCTATGCCGATATCTTCTTTGAGTACCTGCATCAGATGCTTCACTGTCACGGTGCCCTTGAACTCCAAGCCTGACTCTTTTAAGTTAGCGTTTATCTGCTCTCTTAGAGCCTTGTCTGCCTTTAAAATCTTGTTAACTTTCTTTAACGTCCCTGCACAGCCGGGGCAGAGCGTTATAACGTTTAAGCCCTGCTGCTCAGCCAAAGCCAAGTTTCTTGCCGCGAGAATAATCATCATTTCGTGGCTCACGGGGTCAAGGGGCAAGCCACAGCAGTTGAATTCAGGCATCTCAACCAGTTCAACGCCCAGTTTTTCAAGCACTTTACGTGCAGAAATCTCGTAAGAGGAAACACGGTAAGGTATGGCGCAACCTAGGAAAATCAGGTACTTGTGAGGGGGTGCAGTTGTGGTGGTGTTTTGGGTGTCTGTGCTCATGGGGTTTCACCTTTCTTTTCGTCTTCTTCTTTGATGTGTTTTATGAAGCCCACGTCTTTGAGGCTTTTGCAGATGCTCTCAGAGTTGCCTTGGGGCAGGGGTGGTAGACCTAAAGAGTCGCGTTTTTTTATGCGTAGGTCGGGGATTTTGTAGGCGTAGCCTGATTCTAAGACGCTGTTGGCTTGGTCTTTGAAGACTGGGGGGACAATGCCTTCTTCAGCAGCAAGATTCCTAAAGACACGGATAACGCTGGCGACTTCCACGCCTTGAGTACAACGGTCAGTGCAGGTAAAACATGCAGCACACAACCACAAAGTATCGCTCTTCAAAACTCGGTCTTTCAAACCCAAAAGTGCCATACGAATCAAAGTTCGCGGCCTGTAAGTGTCACTGTATCGCGCCACAGGACAATCAGAAGTGCATGTTCCACACTGGTAGCACTTCAACAGGTTCTCGGCGCCATGCATCTTGAGAAGTTGATACTTAAATTTCGGATCAAACTCAGATGCCTTTATCGGCTCATTCGCAGTATCCTTAACCGGAGTAGCATTTTCCGTCATTAAACAATAATCCCCTTACTATGATAACTAACCCCTAAAGGGTCTTCAACCCCAAACTTGATAGTTAGGTTTAATAAATTTCGAATCCGCAAAGACGAGTTACAGTTTGGGATTGCACGCGCCACGAGTTTTTCAACCTTGGGCAACATAGGAATGCACCATACGCGCATAAAGACTCAAAAAGTCCATATCACCTACATAAAGGTTGGGTCATGTTTGCCTTTTTCTTTCCATGTTGCCGCAAAAATCACAGAACTAAAGCCCAAGGCAACAAAACCGTTTTTGACAACTCAAGAAGATGTAATTAAAGAAGAAAAAGGGTTCTGTGCGAACCTTGATGCACAAATAGCTGCCAAGCAGAAGATGTTTAAGCTAAGCGGAAGCTAACTCAGTTTCTTTTTTAGGTGTACTGGGCGTTTTTGAGTTGCTGGCATCTTTTGTCGGCGGCGCTGGAGTTGTGGGTGTTTTTGTTTGCTCAGGTGTCTGCGGCGTTTTTGCGTCTGGGGTTTGCTGTTGGGTTTTGGGTTTGAGGCATTGCATATCAGAAGCATCTTCTTTTTTGAGGTCTAAAACGCCTTTTACGGTGCCATCGCCCAAGTATTCTATGTCAAAACCCATTTTTTGGGTTAGGCTCAGGGCACGGTAGTTGTCGGGTAGCATGATGGCGTAGACGTTCTCGACTCCTTTTTCTTTGGCTATGTCCAAGACGTAATCGACCATTTTTGTTCCTAAGCCGTAGTTTTGCCATTTGTCTCCGACAACAAACGCCATTTCTCCGCTTTTGCCGTCGGGTTCAATGCTAAGCCTGCTAACGCCAAGGAGGTTGCGGCGTCCGCCTTCAAGCATTTCAGCGACTATGGCGATTTCGCGGTCGTAGTCAATGTTGCAGTAGCGTACACGGACTTCATGGGGGGTGTCTCTGAGCAGTTGGAAGAAACGGTAACGTATGGATTCCTCGCTAAAACTCTGGAACATATCCAGCCACATAGGTTCATCTTCAGGCTTTATCGGACGCAAAAGCACGTCCTGACCGTTTTTTAGGGTCCAGAGGATTTCATGTTTTTTTGGGTAAGGGCTTATGACGATGTGTTCGTGGGGTTCAAATTTTTTACAGACACTTTTTTTGTCGATAACTATGCGCGCATCAAGGATGGAGGCGTCTTTCTCGTTTACCAGTAGCGGGTTGATGTCGATTTCTTTTATCTGCGGGAAATCCACCAGAAGCTGCGAGAATAACAGGATGGTTTCTTCGAGTTTTTTGGTGTTTGCTGGAGGCGAGTTACGGTAACCTTTGAGGAGCTTGTAGACCTTGGTTTCCTCCATCATCCGCCGAATAAGCGTAGTGTTCAAAGGTGGAAGCCCAATCGAGTAATCCTTGAACAGTTCCACGCCAACACCACCCATGCCAAACAGGATAACGGGTCCAAAAATGGGGTCAGTTTTCCCGCCGATGATAACTTCGTAGCCTTTCTTTTGCACCATAGGCTGCACAGTAACCCCGATTATCTGCGCCTCAGGATTATACGCAGTCGCACGTTGTATCAACGTATCAAACGCTTCGCGCACCTCAGCGTCACTGTGCACGTTAAGGATTACTCCGCCTGCATCGCTTTTGTGGACAATTTGAGGCGAAAGAATCTTTAGAACCACAGGGTAGCCCATTTGCCGCGAATACATTATGGCTTCGTCGACGTTGTTTGCTACGGCGGTTTTGACGACGGGGAAGTTGTAGTATT is from Candidatus Bathyarchaeota archaeon and encodes:
- a CDS encoding Ni/Fe hydrogenase subunit alpha; translation: MKEILIDPITRLEGHGNVSIFLNDQGEVENAYLKIPELRGFEKFCIGRRAELMPQLTTRICGVCPVAHHFASVKALDAAFNVEPTPTAKKLRELMNCGYFIYDHTLHFYYLGGPDFIVGPDAPVEKRNILGVIEKAGLDVAKEVIKHRAYGQKITEVFGGKATHPVCALPGGISKALSEEKRQDVGKMAASSVEFAKFSLKIFHDLVLGNSKYLDLIKSDAYTMPTYYMGTVDENNKVNFYDGKIRVVDPSGNEFLKFAPQDYLTHVGEHVEEWTYSKFPYLKKLGWNGLNAGSDNGIYRVGPLGRLNAADGMSTPLAQAEYEVMYKTLGRPVHGTLAFHWARLIELLNASERAVELAKDPEITDTNIRNKPGEPGEGIGIVEAARGTLIHHYTLDKDALVKDVNMIVATTNNYPAICMSIRDAAKGLIHNGKVDQGILNQVEMAFRAYDPCFGCATHFAVGKMPMTVEVFDSNKQRIQTLQR
- a CDS encoding oxidoreductase; translation: MSQNKLKIAFYWAASCGGCEIAVLDINEKILDVVKLADIVFWPVAMDVKYSDVENMPDKYIDITFFNGSIRNSEQEHMAKVLRAKSKTLVAFGSCAHEGSIPGLANLNDRDEIFEHVYIKDKSNVNPNATMPKTETKVKEGILKIPEFYDTVKTLAQTVDVDYYLPGCPPPVVLISNAIDAIATGNLPPKGSVLAPAKAVCDECPRKRENKKIEKIYRVHEKVPEPDRCLMEQGIICLGMATRSGCGAQCLKVDMPCTGCGGAAPNQPEVGAGMMTALASILGLDEDAEYTEEDVQKLIDQVKDPVGTFYMYNLPASILRRKVMKK
- a CDS encoding 4Fe-4S dicluster domain-containing protein, encoding MTENATPVKDTANEPIKASEFDPKFKYQLLKMHGAENLLKCYQCGTCTSDCPVARYSDTYRPRTLIRMALLGLKDRVLKSDTLWLCAACFTCTDRCTQGVEVASVIRVFRNLAAEEGIVPPVFKDQANSVLESGYAYKIPDLRIKKRDSLGLPPLPQGNSESICKSLKDVGFIKHIKEEDEKKGETP
- a CDS encoding aldehyde ferredoxin oxidoreductase family protein; the protein is MLGYAGRVLFVDLNVGKTWTEKLDDNYAKTYVGGIGLGMRLWLANSKAGVDALSPENPLVLALGPVSGTMFPTGGNGHAFISKSPATGGVGEAISHGTFGAELKRAGYDAVIITGKSEKPVYLWIDDDSVQLLDASALMGKSPSGTEVAIQDELGDYYIRVAAIGEAGEKLSKLACITNEKTRSADRTGLGAVMGSKNVKAIAVRGTHDIEVAKPEEFMDLVKEFHERMKGPATKKYRTVGTVENLLINNNLNCLPTRNYSSARFEDAAQISGESLNTRFVTKIIACSSCPMRCEHEAVIREGPYKGTMARMEYENLWALGPNVGVNKLDAIIKAAELCNYYGMDAQSVGVTIAFVMDCVEKGLLKSSDLDDIDAKFGNAEAVLQLIEKMGKREGVGDILADGVKAAAEKFGNGVANLAQHIKGLEVTGYDLRSLKTTALGYAVSFRGADHSSGVYAVDLKGEVDRLKAEKGRGKIVKAYEDIYAIIDSLIVCKNARGSFYKELADMAKLYSSVTGVEVTADDLAVAAERIVALAKLINLREGLSRKDDTLPWKVMNEPIPDESPVKGAKVSQAELDLLLDDYYAARGWNPEGIPTQEKLKALGMEDLSSIAKAAEEA
- a CDS encoding hydrogenase 3 maturation endopeptidase HyCI translates to MKHAEIETQLKDWFKDASFVVVAGIGNEIRRDDFLGVKIVKDLEGKVSSKVHLIECETVPESFMDEIIALKPSHVLLVDAALLQLEPGEAQLFDSEKVTSFPAISTHMLPLRMFCEYITQLTGGKLSLLLMQPKDTDFGEGLTPEVEACASQLAKILLNVLP
- a CDS encoding MoaD/ThiS family protein; this encodes MKVKVQYVSLVKTFTKESQDEFEVEEGTLLGSVLDRVADKYGKPFTQEVYEQGQKEMKSTFVAMVNGLLMNQLNGVDTQLKNGDTITLMSLMTGG
- a CDS encoding aldehyde ferredoxin oxidoreductase family protein, which translates into the protein MYAYAGKILRVNLTTGEISTEPLSEKLAKDYIGGIGLGIKLLMDNSKPMTDAYDPDNPLIYMTGPLSGTMGPTGGNSYAVVSKSPATGGIGNAEAHGFFGPDFKRAGYDAIIITGKSPKLCYLWIDDDKVEIVPAEHMRNFTVGETDHAIREEQNDFYIRVSAIGEAGEKLCRFAAIMNDEFRAIGRSGMGGVMGSKNLKAVAVRGTKDVNVADMKGFREFVKLIHERMQGPATKKYKTLGTPENVLVLNSLAALATRNWTNATFEGAQKVSGEYLNEHYVKKIVGCATCGMRCDHIAVVPEGPYKGSTSRLEFECLWSMGPLCGIDRLDAVVEAMRIVNEYGMDGISIGVVVAFAMDCYEHGVITKEQTDGIDLRFGNAEAMIQIIHKIGKREGWLGSALAEGTKMAAEIIGGDAYKYACHIKGLELPGYDLRTLKTAALGFSVSFRGACHLRNGAYSPDVKGKVNRFKIEPGRGKIIATESKMYNIIDSLIVCKFSRGTYYDGWTDLVNYYTLATGIPITEEEMMMDGERIEVLARLFNLREGKGTREYDHLPWKIQNVPVPDEGPAKGVCVSEEELQVGLSDYYEARNWTQDGIPTLEKIKEVGLDEYAYIAEEAKERVKASKAKAKAKDNDKAKAPQTAKAAAGGA
- a CDS encoding 4Fe-4S dicluster domain-containing protein produces the protein MVRHQDRKFVTADPEKCIGCVVCEYACSMVNDNTFNPSKSRIRAMRIGPLSNLAIACRHCEDPPCLAACPRDALTQEEDTGIMRVDEEACNGCGWCIAACPFGAMNMHPEKRVVFTCNNCTDNPDGEPQCVKWCPEEALSFVTAEQLAQKSRQKAVKSLFQTANATSK
- a CDS encoding CoB--CoM heterodisulfide reductase iron-sulfur subunit B family protein → MSTDTQNTTTTAPPHKYLIFLGCAIPYRVSSYEISARKVLEKLGVELVEMPEFNCCGLPLDPVSHEMMIILAARNLALAEQQGLNVITLCPGCAGTLKKVNKILKADKALREQINANLKESGLEFKGTVTVKHLMQVLKEDIGIDNIKKAVTKPLTALKVAEHNGCHILRPKEYIEFDDPEDPQTLKELVEATGATCLDYMDKTECCGAPSVGVSDKIALQLARDKLNHVKMVDAQALITICPFCHIMYDTNELRIEKTFNETYGIPILHYPQLLGLALGISPEELAFKELRVKPLELLKQIDDGAK
- a CDS encoding 4Fe-4S dicluster domain-containing protein yields the protein MVKIHERQFVSCDPEKCVGCQICEYACSFNKEKAFNPIKSRIRVVRQNQVVNMAVSCRLCEEPACIEACPRDALTQSEETGAVTIDPDKCNGCGWCIEACDYGAIMLHPENKTVYVCDLCKDNEDGPQCVKWCPEEALTLVTSDVLAQKARISAIKKLFQERK